A genomic stretch from Barnesiella intestinihominis YIT 11860 includes:
- a CDS encoding LTA synthase family protein produces MQMWLDKFSARVFSWNREGQYLLFYLLTVCCFMFPIEYLHIGLKYSTIFDLRILLPQGKPVGDTLSAFAPTVGDAFLLSLPLFFFTNKRWVVFIPLFLFDVFCLIQTLYARVYEDIMPYSSFLLVNNVNDVLLNSVRGLIRLRDIFVFFPTLLLLAGYIFYFRKQRHYPSSRTRAVAAFVSLSIALSSYAVRAHHIYHRAPSDQESPWTAFITPYNYREYVVFNGVVPYTCYAFVSSLLQGGELNAEERKTVESYLDDMPRYGDNRYAVEPGRNLILIVVESMNSWLLNRTVNGVEIMPRLNRLLSEEGTFSALHLIPQVKDGRSSDGHLIFNTGLLPAKVGATAVLYGGNTYPALGHALRDKGYRTLNIVCDRAQDWNQAETSPAYGFETLYDKTSFGASETLSDSVLFAESLSILKWTQEPFFSQIVTISTHAPNKAPSNPTALSRYPTESSELVNTMEAFHRLDRQLGSFLDSLKACGLYERSVIAIVSDHDELGKNVLDGREHRTLADREVALVLLNTPYTISYEETAGQIDVYPTLLDVMGCNEYGWKGLGYSLFRTPVESAVYWDGSSLGNRRSPLYSRQTQAWDISRLMITGDFFSGKSFGYDEE; encoded by the coding sequence ATGCAAATGTGGTTGGATAAATTTTCGGCACGAGTTTTTTCTTGGAACCGCGAGGGACAGTATCTGTTGTTTTATCTGCTTACTGTCTGTTGTTTTATGTTTCCTATCGAATATTTACATATCGGGTTGAAATATTCGACTATTTTCGATTTGCGTATCCTTCTTCCACAGGGAAAGCCTGTGGGCGATACGCTTTCGGCTTTTGCGCCGACTGTGGGCGATGCTTTTTTATTGTCGTTGCCTCTTTTCTTTTTTACGAACAAGAGGTGGGTCGTGTTTATTCCGCTTTTTCTGTTCGACGTTTTTTGTCTTATCCAGACTTTATATGCTCGTGTCTATGAGGATATTATGCCATATTCGTCGTTCCTTCTCGTGAATAACGTCAACGATGTGCTGCTTAACAGCGTGAGGGGATTGATACGGTTACGCGATATATTTGTGTTCTTTCCCACTCTGTTACTTTTGGCGGGGTATATTTTCTATTTCAGGAAACAGCGTCATTATCCGTCTTCACGTACCAGAGCGGTTGCCGCCTTCGTATCGTTGTCGATAGCTTTGTCTTCCTATGCGGTCAGAGCTCATCATATTTATCATCGTGCGCCTTCCGATCAAGAGTCTCCGTGGACGGCTTTCATTACGCCTTATAATTATCGTGAGTACGTGGTGTTTAACGGTGTCGTACCTTATACGTGCTATGCGTTTGTCTCTTCGCTTTTGCAGGGTGGAGAGCTGAATGCCGAGGAACGGAAAACCGTTGAATCTTATCTTGACGATATGCCGCGTTATGGTGATAATAGATATGCCGTAGAACCGGGAAGGAATCTTATTCTTATCGTCGTGGAATCGATGAATTCGTGGTTATTGAACCGGACAGTGAACGGGGTGGAGATTATGCCCCGGCTCAATCGTCTACTGTCCGAAGAAGGCACATTTTCGGCTCTCCATTTAATTCCGCAAGTAAAAGACGGTCGGTCTAGCGACGGCCACTTGATATTCAATACTGGGCTTTTACCTGCGAAGGTAGGAGCGACCGCCGTGCTGTACGGCGGAAACACCTATCCGGCTTTGGGGCATGCGTTGAGAGATAAAGGTTATCGGACTTTGAATATCGTATGCGACCGGGCTCAGGATTGGAATCAGGCGGAAACTTCTCCGGCATACGGTTTTGAAACTTTATATGATAAAACATCGTTCGGTGCGAGCGAGACTTTGAGCGATTCGGTTCTGTTTGCCGAAAGTCTTTCTATTTTGAAATGGACACAAGAGCCGTTTTTCTCTCAGATAGTGACTATCTCGACACATGCTCCGAACAAGGCTCCGTCCAATCCCACGGCTCTTTCCCGATACCCGACCGAGTCGAGCGAGTTGGTCAACACGATGGAGGCTTTTCATCGCCTCGACAGACAGTTGGGCAGTTTTCTCGATTCGCTGAAAGCGTGCGGGCTGTACGAACGCTCGGTAATCGCTATTGTTTCGGACCATGACGAGTTGGGTAAAAATGTGTTGGACGGGCGCGAGCATAGGACACTTGCCGACCGTGAGGTAGCGTTAGTTTTATTGAATACTCCGTACACGATTTCTTATGAGGAGACGGCGGGGCAAATCGATGTATATCCGACATTGCTCGATGTCATGGGGTGTAACGAATACGGTTGGAAAGGTTTGGGATATAGTTTGTTCCGTACTCCGGTCGAGAGTGCTGTTTATTGGGACGGAAGTTCTTTGGGAAACCGTCGGTCTCCTTTGTATTCGAGGCAGACGCAGGCGTGGGATATTTCTCGTTTGATGATTACCGGAGATTTCTTTTCCGGGAAATCTTTCGGGTATGACGAGGAGTGA
- a CDS encoding diphosphate--fructose-6-phosphate 1-phosphotransferase has product MKKSALQTARASYQPKLPEAIKNGVTIVEGKATQSVADQEAIAKLFPNTYGMPVLRFEAAAKKEYPAINVGVILSGGQAPGGHNVISGLFDGLKALNKESRLFGFLLGPGGLIEHKYMELTADIIDDYRNTGGFDIIGSGRTKLETKDQFDSGLEIIKELGIKAVVIIGGDDSNTNACVLAEYYKQIGAGVQVIGCPKTIDGDLKNEMIESSFGFDTACKVYSEVIGNIQRDCNSAKKYWHFIKLMGRSASHIALECALQTQPNICLISEEIEAKQMTLDDVVNYIAEIVAARAAKGNNFGTVLIPEGLIEFIPAMKRLIAELNDYLAANGSEFAMIKKSEQINYIIKHLSPENSAIYASLPEGVARQLTLDRDPHGNVQVSLIETEKLLGEMVGRRLAEMKAEGKFVGKFATQFHFFGYEGRCADPSNFDADYCYSLGYTAALLVGEGKTGYMSSVRNTTKPASEWIAGGVPVTMMMNMERRHGEMKPVIQKALVRLDGAPFKYFAAHRDEWAMNTCYVYPGPIQYFGPTEVCDQPTKTLMLEQNGTI; this is encoded by the coding sequence ATGAAGAAAAGTGCACTTCAAACCGCTCGTGCTTCGTATCAGCCTAAGTTGCCCGAAGCTATTAAAAACGGCGTTACCATCGTCGAAGGCAAGGCCACGCAATCGGTTGCCGATCAGGAGGCTATCGCTAAGTTATTTCCTAACACATACGGCATGCCTGTTCTCCGTTTCGAAGCAGCTGCAAAGAAAGAATATCCGGCTATCAATGTGGGTGTTATCCTTTCCGGCGGTCAAGCTCCCGGTGGACATAATGTAATTTCTGGTCTTTTCGACGGTCTTAAAGCTCTGAATAAAGAGAGCCGTTTGTTCGGTTTCCTTTTAGGCCCCGGCGGATTGATCGAACATAAATATATGGAACTTACGGCCGATATTATCGATGACTACCGCAATACGGGCGGATTCGACATTATCGGTTCGGGACGTACCAAACTGGAAACGAAGGATCAATTCGACAGTGGTCTCGAAATTATTAAAGAGTTGGGTATCAAAGCTGTCGTTATTATCGGTGGCGACGATTCCAATACCAACGCTTGCGTACTCGCCGAATATTATAAACAAATCGGAGCCGGGGTTCAGGTAATCGGTTGCCCGAAAACTATCGACGGAGACTTGAAGAACGAGATGATAGAGTCTTCTTTCGGTTTCGATACGGCTTGTAAAGTATATTCCGAAGTAATCGGTAACATACAACGTGACTGTAACTCGGCTAAGAAATATTGGCACTTTATCAAGCTGATGGGACGTTCGGCTTCGCATATCGCTTTGGAATGCGCTTTGCAGACTCAGCCCAATATTTGTTTGATTTCGGAGGAAATCGAGGCCAAGCAGATGACTCTTGACGATGTAGTAAACTATATCGCCGAAATCGTGGCTGCCCGTGCCGCCAAAGGTAACAACTTCGGAACGGTGTTGATTCCCGAAGGACTTATCGAATTTATCCCTGCCATGAAGCGCCTTATCGCCGAGTTGAACGACTATCTGGCTGCGAACGGTTCGGAATTCGCAATGATTAAGAAATCGGAACAAATCAATTATATCATCAAACACCTTTCTCCCGAAAATTCGGCTATCTATGCCAGCCTGCCCGAAGGTGTCGCCCGTCAGCTCACGCTCGACCGCGACCCCCACGGAAATGTTCAGGTATCGCTTATCGAAACCGAAAAACTGTTGGGCGAGATGGTTGGACGTCGTTTGGCCGAAATGAAAGCCGAAGGGAAATTCGTGGGTAAATTCGCTACGCAATTCCACTTCTTCGGTTACGAAGGCCGTTGTGCCGATCCTTCCAATTTCGATGCCGACTATTGTTATTCTCTCGGTTATACCGCAGCACTGTTGGTAGGCGAGGGTAAAACGGGTTATATGTCGTCGGTTCGCAACACGACCAAACCGGCCAGCGAGTGGATTGCCGGGGGCGTGCCTGTGACTATGATGATGAATATGGAACGTCGTCACGGAGAAATGAAACCTGTTATACAAAAAGCATTGGTTCGCCTCGATGGGGCTCCTTTCAAATATTTCGCCGCACATCGTGACGAGTGGGCTATGAACACGTGCTATGTTTATCCCGGTCCTATACAATATTTCGGTCCTACCGAGGTTTGCGACCAGCCTACCAAAACGTTGATGTTGGAACAAAACGGAACTATTTGA
- a CDS encoding DUF5309 family protein, translating to MKNFLLKWKKPLLWLTGFVLLVLCWQVWDGLFDAGLALAAIVPGMSGGKIVSNEPLTTDIVREGSPSLLRSEVDKRIVKIRPMSTPIDQLSRWNGSRKASSMIVDYYSVDVKPTKSYMKASYVAPGASTVNDSHKKATINAVDNSIFEVSETLLVQGVKGYDPDGEMSNADLVLYIAAKDEDTGALTVYPINGSKIGSVTNCVPSIPVNTPLIRMGRAATELDVQTAQFAALPIKSQNFCQIFKMQIEQSTFQKIANKEVEWDFSDAEEAAIYDMRLGMEKSFMFGVKNTIFDPRKKENVMLTGGIWWQAGNHYTYNPTVEMTQNDLIDMMRQAFTGNGGNKRKVLIGGSSFIGRINKIEMTKVVMAREDKVQWGIDFSEIKSKFGKLYVLYSEVFDDCGMSDYGFIFDPEFIQKWSHVPFDSQELDLKKSGVRNTDALVLTEASCLTLRYPAAHMRIEPVIPDEE from the coding sequence ATGAAAAATTTTTTATTGAAATGGAAAAAGCCGCTTCTTTGGTTGACCGGTTTCGTATTGTTGGTACTGTGTTGGCAAGTTTGGGACGGACTGTTCGATGCCGGGTTGGCATTGGCGGCGATCGTGCCGGGTATGTCGGGTGGAAAAATCGTATCCAACGAACCGCTGACGACCGATATTGTTCGTGAAGGGAGTCCCTCTCTGTTGCGTAGCGAAGTGGATAAACGCATCGTGAAAATACGTCCGATGTCCACGCCTATCGATCAGTTATCACGGTGGAACGGTTCGCGGAAGGCTTCGTCGATGATTGTCGATTATTATTCGGTCGATGTGAAACCTACCAAGTCATATATGAAGGCCTCGTATGTGGCTCCCGGGGCATCGACCGTTAACGACTCGCATAAAAAGGCGACTATCAATGCCGTGGACAACAGCATATTCGAGGTGTCGGAAACTTTGTTGGTTCAAGGTGTAAAAGGGTATGATCCCGACGGGGAGATGTCGAATGCCGACTTGGTGCTTTATATCGCCGCAAAAGACGAGGATACGGGGGCATTGACCGTCTATCCCATCAATGGTTCCAAAATAGGTTCGGTGACCAACTGCGTGCCGTCTATTCCCGTGAATACGCCGCTTATCCGTATGGGGCGCGCGGCAACGGAACTCGATGTGCAGACGGCACAATTCGCCGCTTTGCCTATCAAGAGTCAGAATTTTTGCCAGATATTCAAAATGCAGATCGAGCAATCGACTTTCCAAAAAATAGCGAATAAAGAGGTCGAATGGGATTTCTCGGATGCCGAGGAGGCCGCTATTTACGATATGCGATTGGGTATGGAAAAGAGTTTTATGTTCGGTGTGAAGAACACGATTTTCGACCCTCGTAAAAAGGAAAATGTGATGCTGACGGGCGGTATCTGGTGGCAGGCCGGAAATCATTATACCTACAATCCTACTGTGGAGATGACACAGAACGATTTGATCGATATGATGCGACAGGCTTTTACCGGGAACGGAGGGAATAAACGGAAGGTGTTGATTGGCGGTTCTTCGTTTATCGGCCGTATCAATAAGATAGAGATGACCAAAGTGGTGATGGCCCGCGAAGATAAGGTTCAGTGGGGCATCGACTTCTCGGAAATCAAATCGAAGTTCGGGAAGTTGTATGTGCTTTATTCGGAGGTATTCGACGATTGCGGCATGAGCGACTACGGATTTATTTTCGACCCGGAATTTATCCAGAAATGGTCTCATGTCCCGTTCGACTCGCAGGAACTCGATTTGAAAAAATCGGGGGTACGCAATACCGATGCGTTGGTACTGACCGAGGCCAGTTGTTTGACATTGCGCTATCCGGCTGCACACATGCGTATCGAGCCGGTCATACCCGACGAGGAATAA
- a CDS encoding LTA synthase family protein, which translates to MIGKSLDIGSSVIRFFSKNFYTLILFALVLISAFSSIWLFYFEIVKDTNPLSSIPAHIVKTLFDAMVLMSPFFVVKRRGFVFIPLILLDVFCLSAVWYYRNYLDIIPFSSFLLYENLTPLLLESAFASARWIDCLAIVPTLMTGVLYKFVLQKKVQKERRRLWWPVIVILSVFVCFHIFLSVRDIKSKQYDSLTDRFVTFPNNILYFDLNGMCGYILYHAATSLLPQPELTEEETIRIQDYLDAYPRYADNIYSVNENKNLILIIVESLNSWVIGKSFCGEEITPCLNRIVNDSNSITAVHVLPQVKDGRSSDGQFMFNTGLLPLKSGAVATRYDDVDYYSIAKALKRRNYTAVNMTVDGNNYWNQAEISVAYGYDQNIDRLGGGTSVTDSVLMERAIEKIKVQKTPFFYQLITGTSHKPYNEPYRKTKLSGATEFPEEVRNYMEVIHYTDRCIGAFVDSLRSNGLYDNTVIAIASDHNQLLSPCGVPDYNDTEAAFIVANAGVKYTHTSVMGQIDIYPTLLDIMNCNDYAWKGLGYSILRTPVGSAAGWNGTVYGNEGDSLASRQIEAWDISEKIITKGYFSLK; encoded by the coding sequence ATGATCGGTAAAAGTTTGGATATAGGGAGTTCTGTCATTCGATTTTTTTCGAAAAACTTTTATACACTCATTCTTTTTGCGTTGGTTCTTATATCTGCATTTTCCAGTATATGGCTTTTCTATTTTGAAATAGTGAAAGACACGAATCCGCTTTCGTCGATACCGGCTCATATTGTTAAGACGCTGTTCGATGCAATGGTTTTGATGTCTCCTTTTTTTGTCGTCAAAAGACGGGGATTCGTTTTTATACCGTTGATTTTGCTCGATGTATTTTGTTTGTCGGCCGTATGGTATTACCGGAACTATTTGGATATAATACCGTTTTCTTCTTTCCTTTTGTATGAAAACCTTACTCCTTTGTTGTTGGAAAGTGCTTTCGCTTCGGCGCGATGGATCGATTGTCTGGCAATCGTTCCTACTTTGATGACCGGGGTTCTTTACAAATTTGTTTTACAGAAAAAAGTGCAAAAAGAGCGGAGGCGGCTATGGTGGCCGGTGATCGTTATCTTGTCGGTTTTTGTCTGTTTTCATATTTTTCTTTCGGTGCGGGATATAAAATCGAAACAGTATGATTCTCTTACCGATAGATTTGTCACTTTCCCCAATAATATATTGTATTTCGATCTGAATGGAATGTGCGGATATATTCTGTATCATGCCGCTACTTCGCTTTTGCCCCAACCTGAATTGACGGAAGAAGAAACGATTCGAATCCAAGATTATCTCGACGCTTATCCTCGTTATGCAGATAACATCTATTCGGTTAATGAAAACAAAAATTTGATACTTATTATCGTAGAGTCGCTTAACTCGTGGGTGATCGGCAAGAGCTTTTGCGGAGAAGAGATAACACCATGCTTGAACCGGATCGTAAACGACAGCAACTCGATTACAGCAGTTCATGTTTTGCCACAAGTGAAGGACGGTAGATCGAGCGACGGGCAATTTATGTTCAATACCGGATTGCTTCCCTTAAAGAGCGGAGCCGTCGCTACCCGATATGACGATGTGGATTACTATTCTATCGCCAAAGCGTTGAAGCGACGGAATTACACGGCGGTAAACATGACGGTCGATGGGAATAATTATTGGAATCAGGCCGAGATAAGCGTCGCTTACGGGTATGACCAGAATATCGATAGATTGGGTGGTGGAACAAGTGTTACGGATAGTGTGCTGATGGAACGGGCTATTGAAAAAATAAAAGTGCAGAAAACGCCGTTTTTCTATCAATTGATAACAGGGACGTCTCACAAGCCTTATAATGAGCCGTATCGGAAGACGAAGTTGTCGGGTGCTACTGAGTTTCCGGAGGAGGTGAGAAATTATATGGAGGTTATTCATTATACCGACCGTTGTATCGGAGCGTTCGTCGATTCGCTTCGTAGTAACGGATTGTACGATAATACAGTTATTGCGATAGCCTCGGACCATAACCAATTACTCTCTCCTTGCGGAGTACCCGATTATAACGATACGGAGGCTGCATTCATCGTGGCGAACGCCGGTGTGAAATATACGCATACTTCGGTTATGGGACAAATCGATATTTATCCTACCTTACTCGACATAATGAATTGTAACGATTATGCATGGAAAGGTTTAGGTTACAGTATTTTGCGCACTCCGGTCGGAAGTGCGGCCGGTTGGAATGGGACAGTTTACGGTAATGAAGGAGATTCTTTGGCCTCCCGGCAGATAGAGGCATGGGATATTTCGGAAAAAATAATTACCAAAGGATATTTCAGTTTAAAATAA